The following coding sequences lie in one Metallumcola ferriviriculae genomic window:
- a CDS encoding FAD-dependent oxidoreductase, with product MVQLLIVFGIMLATVFFLLVILTANYLLNPKYKLGFRRRVFSTTFVIVIALVFVVAGWFGIVGIGPAVQGAKDKVRQLGLLFQRGGSPAYDVVVLGGEPEGIAAAVAAARAGADTLLIVQRPQLGGIITYSWLNMLDMNYGKDKQLLTRGIFSEFYEAVGDTSFDIDEAQAVFDRMTRDEGKKLKVVFERIFSEPIIGWDRGTLVGIKVKNGDKVEKYFGKRLVDATQDADLAAAAGVRYTVGAEDIGWDRTMAATLIFKLAGVDWDVASRALNTDASAMTGSRGNSAWGFEKEIKGYLPSSNKFRLRGLNMGRQRDGTVMINALQIFGVNGLNDGSRNEAKIKAEKELERIIPYLRDNVPGFAEARLVAAAPELYVRETRHVIGEYRLDINDVMENRDFTDGIAIASYPVDIQAMSPDDWGNVVGNPVQYAIPIRCLVVKEVNNLLVAGRSASYTSLAAGSARVIPVGMVTGQAAGVTAAYAAKEGLIVATAAANALHVKRIRQRLVQQGAYLEPFEIKNPQRKHWAYDSVRGLRPMGLVMVGYENELSLEDTFTEAQFVRILFQALTIAIPEYTPKLEEIKALAGDELLAGPKMLELLTVVHRLPEYYREYDSKDLYRLMKDVGMLSYEFQRHYDPQKPLTRGQIYTLILDTIRYYKEGNG from the coding sequence ATGGTACAGCTTCTGATAGTTTTCGGTATTATGCTCGCTACGGTATTCTTTTTGCTGGTGATTTTGACGGCGAACTACCTTTTAAACCCCAAATATAAGCTGGGCTTTCGGCGGCGAGTTTTTAGCACAACTTTCGTTATCGTTATTGCCCTGGTTTTTGTTGTCGCCGGGTGGTTTGGTATTGTTGGAATAGGACCGGCGGTGCAGGGTGCAAAGGATAAGGTGAGGCAATTAGGGCTTCTTTTTCAACGAGGAGGTAGTCCTGCGTATGATGTGGTTGTTTTGGGGGGAGAGCCTGAGGGCATTGCTGCCGCCGTGGCTGCAGCCCGTGCAGGGGCTGATACCTTATTAATTGTACAACGTCCTCAGCTTGGCGGCATAATTACATACAGCTGGCTGAATATGCTGGACATGAATTACGGCAAGGATAAACAACTGCTTACTCGGGGGATATTTTCGGAATTTTACGAGGCGGTAGGCGATACGTCCTTTGATATTGATGAAGCGCAAGCAGTGTTTGACAGGATGACTCGTGATGAAGGGAAAAAACTGAAGGTGGTTTTTGAAAGAATATTTTCCGAACCCATCATTGGTTGGGATCGGGGCACCCTGGTAGGCATTAAGGTTAAAAATGGTGACAAGGTGGAAAAGTACTTCGGCAAACGGTTGGTAGATGCTACCCAGGACGCTGACTTGGCGGCGGCAGCGGGGGTTAGATATACGGTGGGAGCTGAAGACATCGGCTGGGATAGAACCATGGCTGCTACCTTGATTTTTAAGTTAGCCGGGGTGGATTGGGATGTGGCGAGCCGCGCATTAAATACTGACGCATCCGCGATGACCGGGAGTAGAGGAAATTCTGCCTGGGGTTTTGAAAAAGAAATAAAGGGTTATCTACCAAGCAGTAATAAATTTCGTCTGCGTGGTCTAAACATGGGCCGACAGAGAGACGGTACAGTAATGATTAATGCCTTGCAGATTTTTGGCGTCAACGGCCTTAATGATGGGTCCCGCAATGAAGCTAAAATAAAAGCAGAAAAAGAGTTAGAAAGAATTATACCCTATCTGCGGGATAATGTGCCCGGTTTTGCCGAAGCACGTCTGGTTGCTGCGGCACCGGAACTCTATGTTAGGGAGACCCGCCATGTAATCGGCGAATACCGATTGGATATAAATGATGTGATGGAAAATAGAGATTTTACCGATGGTATTGCCATAGCATCGTATCCGGTAGATATTCAGGCCATGTCGCCGGACGACTGGGGCAATGTTGTGGGTAATCCGGTTCAGTATGCTATTCCCATCAGGTGTCTGGTAGTAAAGGAAGTGAATAATTTGCTGGTGGCAGGCCGGTCAGCCAGTTATACTTCTCTGGCAGCGGGAAGTGCCAGGGTCATTCCGGTAGGGATGGTGACCGGGCAGGCCGCAGGAGTTACCGCAGCTTATGCCGCAAAAGAGGGGTTAATAGTGGCTACAGCGGCTGCAAATGCTCTACATGTAAAACGAATACGCCAAAGACTAGTTCAACAAGGCGCTTATCTGGAACCTTTTGAAATAAAAAATCCCCAGCGCAAACACTGGGCCTATGATTCAGTCCGGGGATTACGCCCCATGGGGTTGGTAATGGTCGGCTATGAAAACGAACTGTCCTTGGAGGATACGTTTACCGAAGCTCAATTTGTGCGCATATTGTTCCAAGCACTGACTATAGCCATCCCGGAGTATACTCCCAAGCTTGAAGAAATAAAAGCATTGGCCGGCGATGAACTGTTGGCCGGTCCTAAGATGCTGGAGCTGCTCACCGTGGTGCATCGTCTGCCGGAATACTATCGGGAATACGATAGTAAAGACCTTTACCGCTTGATGAAGGATGTGGGCATGCTCAGTTATGAATTTCAGCGGCATTATGACCCACAAAAGCCCCTCACCCGCGGGCAGATTTATACATTGATACTTGATACCATCAGGTATTATAAAGAAGGAAACGGTTAA
- a CDS encoding stalk domain-containing protein, with protein sequence MTLSKILTLAALTALLAVPSPALAAGPAAPRVLAEVNNYKLGKFEPVQGTYLGAYVLQDTLINGSMSEFNRLTGKKHASFFLYSGYGHQFPQQWFDDVEEAGAVPHLAWEPNRGLDEIKDNAYLRDFAKKLSSTGVPVFLRFASEMNGTWAPYSGNPKEYIEKWRLVHDVMAEEAPNVIMVWTVFTFPTATVTDYYPGDDYVDWVGVNIYNVIYHNNDINSPAAHEDPLELLDFVYNTFSRKKPIQISEFGVTHYTITDSKHYQSFAIDKLSRMYTGIRSKYPRVKSIFYFDVNNLINAPIDRRINNYALTDNMDILSNYSNLIDDENFLSDISKNLEGEKDKELFNITDRVYLINGTTYVSTASLRDLLGASLMWQPGERSIQLSHKDTEIVFPVRPLKNVGNQSAFIINGRSYLPLRTAAAALGYKLAWDADNNLIKVLLPERSN encoded by the coding sequence GTGACACTATCAAAAATACTCACATTAGCCGCATTAACTGCGCTTCTGGCCGTACCAAGCCCCGCCTTAGCTGCGGGACCCGCTGCCCCAAGAGTGCTGGCGGAAGTGAACAATTATAAATTAGGGAAGTTTGAACCCGTTCAGGGCACATACCTGGGTGCGTATGTATTACAGGATACTTTAATTAACGGCAGCATGTCGGAATTTAACCGATTGACCGGTAAAAAGCATGCTTCCTTTTTTCTTTACTCAGGATATGGGCATCAATTCCCTCAGCAATGGTTTGACGACGTTGAAGAGGCAGGTGCAGTACCCCACCTGGCCTGGGAACCAAACAGGGGTTTAGATGAGATCAAGGATAATGCATACCTAAGAGATTTCGCTAAAAAGTTGTCTTCCACCGGGGTGCCCGTCTTTCTGCGCTTCGCATCCGAGATGAATGGAACTTGGGCCCCTTATAGCGGCAACCCGAAAGAATACATTGAAAAATGGCGGTTGGTGCATGATGTAATGGCGGAAGAGGCGCCTAATGTTATCATGGTGTGGACTGTCTTTACTTTCCCCACAGCTACAGTAACGGATTATTATCCCGGGGATGATTATGTAGACTGGGTAGGAGTTAATATCTACAATGTAATCTATCATAATAATGACATAAACTCTCCTGCAGCCCACGAGGATCCGCTGGAGCTTCTCGATTTCGTCTACAACACTTTTAGTCGAAAAAAACCCATTCAAATATCGGAATTCGGAGTCACTCATTATACCATCACCGATAGCAAACATTATCAATCCTTTGCCATCGATAAGCTTTCCCGGATGTACACGGGTATCCGTTCAAAGTACCCCCGAGTGAAATCTATCTTCTATTTCGATGTCAATAACCTAATCAACGCCCCCATCGATAGGCGTATCAACAATTATGCCTTGACTGATAATATGGATATTTTAAGCAACTATTCAAACCTGATAGACGACGAGAATTTTCTCAGTGACATATCAAAAAACCTGGAAGGGGAAAAAGATAAAGAACTCTTCAACATCACTGACAGGGTCTACCTGATAAATGGTACTACCTACGTCTCGACCGCATCCTTACGGGACCTTCTGGGAGCATCTTTAATGTGGCAGCCTGGGGAACGCAGTATCCAGCTCTCTCATAAAGATACAGAAATTGTTTTTCCGGTGCGTCCATTAAAAAATGTGGGCAATCAAAGTGCTTTTATTATTAATGGCAGGTCCTATCTCCCTTTACGCACTGCAGCTGCTGCTTTAGGGTACAAGCTGGCTTGGGATGCTGACAATAACCTGATAAAGGTGCTGCTCCCGGAAAGAAGTAACTAG
- a CDS encoding polysaccharide deacetylase family protein: MRYWLTLLITSTVIFALTFLLGLSIIGVDIFGPEETGHGHEQTIDVTTHADDDNTDSQHKDNVEVPANEAEATEQPVQAETAVEPDAPDKPEIDEEKHETSSNDEITAKDDGTENTSSKSEEEKEVTSQEVSFDFNMDTSAFITIKVLDAGGKTVAVPFENYPVSKGSQQITWQAKVDSKPLAPARYHYVVEQHNRGVPVLLYHEISASKEVNLYTESLADFRKQMQYLSSNGYQAIRLEQLTNYMSTGQKLPEKSVLITFGDGYKSTYTRALPILKELNFKAALFTLGNFLDNSTGPSALAMNWQELEKLADSGLFTIASHSYNLHSKELLYQNSQESDTAYRERLKQDFVKLNAKIKEITGAKPTALSWPAPQTPTAFIAAKESGYRYFFRINSSSEENFYGSPLTDIKWSLVPSNATMDNFKKMVEIETTAKKVAEHYFTIQ; encoded by the coding sequence ATGCGGTATTGGTTAACCTTACTTATTACCAGCACGGTGATATTTGCGCTCACGTTTTTGTTAGGGCTTTCCATTATTGGTGTGGATATTTTCGGCCCGGAAGAAACGGGCCATGGTCATGAACAAACCATCGACGTGACAACTCATGCGGATGACGATAACACCGACTCCCAACATAAAGATAATGTGGAAGTTCCGGCAAATGAGGCGGAAGCAACAGAACAGCCGGTTCAAGCCGAAACGGCTGTAGAGCCCGATGCACCGGATAAACCGGAAATTGATGAAGAAAAACATGAAACTAGCAGCAATGATGAAATTACAGCAAAGGACGATGGCACAGAAAATACATCGTCGAAGTCCGAAGAAGAGAAAGAAGTAACTTCACAAGAAGTTTCATTTGATTTTAACATGGATACCAGCGCATTTATTACTATCAAGGTATTAGATGCAGGCGGCAAAACTGTGGCCGTACCGTTTGAAAATTACCCGGTGTCAAAAGGTAGTCAGCAAATTACCTGGCAGGCCAAAGTAGACAGCAAACCGCTGGCACCGGCAAGGTATCATTATGTAGTAGAGCAGCACAATAGAGGGGTCCCCGTCTTGCTTTACCACGAGATTAGTGCCTCAAAAGAGGTCAACCTATATACGGAAAGTCTTGCTGACTTTCGCAAGCAGATGCAGTACCTGAGCAGCAACGGTTACCAAGCCATTCGCCTTGAACAGCTGACAAATTATATGTCCACAGGGCAAAAACTGCCGGAGAAATCCGTACTTATTACTTTTGGCGATGGCTATAAAAGTACCTACACCAGGGCACTACCCATTTTGAAAGAGCTTAATTTTAAAGCTGCTTTATTTACTCTAGGAAACTTCCTGGACAATTCAACAGGGCCTTCTGCCCTGGCCATGAACTGGCAGGAATTAGAGAAGCTGGCTGACTCGGGATTGTTCACTATCGCCAGTCACAGCTACAACCTGCACAGTAAAGAGCTGCTCTACCAGAATTCTCAGGAAAGCGATACAGCGTATAGAGAGAGATTGAAGCAAGATTTTGTAAAGCTTAATGCTAAAATTAAGGAGATAACAGGCGCGAAACCAACGGCCCTTTCATGGCCGGCTCCACAAACACCCACCGCATTCATTGCAGCCAAAGAAAGCGGTTATCGGTACTTTTTCCGCATAAACAGCAGCTCGGAAGAAAATTTCTACGGCAGTCCGCTTACCGATATCAAATGGAGTTTGGTACCCAGCAATGCCACGATGGATAATTTCAAAAAGATGGTAGAAATTGAAACTACCGCCAAAAAAGTAGCAGAACACTATTTTACCATTCAGTAA
- a CDS encoding ABC1 kinase family protein — protein sequence MEFKNLYHKYQNRDRYREILHILGRHGFRFLLQRRGFRSIGYWKQKVLPHYPKPAVLSEYEGEMTLPRRVRFLFEELGPTFIKLGQILSTRPDLVPKEYAQELGVLQDGVMQESAKKIRQQFINSWGRPPEELFREFDYQPAAAASIAQVHRAVLPDGREVAVKVQRSDVKKVMEKDLTILQDLEKLLQHSLVGKVCDVAEINQILFRQIKRELDFTVEALNMERFEEVLAGSGILVPRVYWNYISQHILTMDWVDGRPAKEALVDCEATEAGEKFAQKVMYTVLLPFFRHGIFHGDPHPGNVFWLDGGDLALVDFGITGRLDQEFRFTIAELMLAINEKDTCSVVTITKKIGKMTQPVNEEHLFQDVSEMLDRAAGLSGSISFSYLINGMIDIAINHGIKMPGSFFLLGKALLTAEGLARRFHPDIDVVDISRPLALAYMKTHFQPVLTQERIYKQGAGLLRGMLSFPRDVAEVISDLAKGELSIVFIHRGLEVLYDKLDAVSTRLAISLIIVAMMVSSALIIHAGSGPVLSMGLPLLGLIGFSVAALLGVWMVIGLLRDGKIR from the coding sequence ATGGAATTTAAAAATCTTTATCATAAATATCAAAATAGGGATCGTTATCGGGAAATTCTACATATTTTAGGTCGACATGGGTTTAGGTTTCTGCTGCAGCGTCGTGGTTTTCGTAGTATCGGCTATTGGAAACAAAAGGTGCTGCCCCATTATCCCAAGCCGGCGGTACTGTCGGAATATGAGGGGGAAATGACGCTGCCACGGCGCGTCCGATTTTTATTCGAGGAGCTGGGCCCCACTTTTATTAAGTTGGGCCAGATATTAAGTACCCGGCCGGATTTGGTGCCCAAAGAGTACGCCCAAGAACTTGGCGTACTTCAAGACGGGGTCATGCAGGAAAGCGCCAAGAAAATTCGACAACAGTTTATAAACAGCTGGGGGCGGCCCCCGGAAGAACTATTTCGCGAATTTGATTATCAACCGGCAGCTGCCGCGTCAATTGCCCAGGTGCATCGGGCGGTGCTCCCTGATGGCAGGGAAGTGGCGGTTAAGGTCCAGCGCAGCGACGTAAAAAAAGTGATGGAAAAGGACCTGACAATACTGCAGGACTTAGAAAAACTGCTGCAGCATTCTTTAGTTGGTAAGGTTTGCGATGTAGCGGAAATTAACCAGATATTATTCCGCCAAATTAAAAGGGAACTGGACTTTACTGTAGAGGCGCTGAACATGGAGCGATTCGAAGAGGTTTTAGCCGGTAGCGGCATTTTAGTTCCTCGAGTATATTGGAACTATATCTCTCAGCACATTCTCACCATGGATTGGGTGGATGGTCGGCCTGCCAAAGAAGCGCTAGTGGATTGCGAAGCAACAGAGGCAGGGGAAAAATTTGCCCAAAAAGTAATGTATACGGTCTTGCTGCCATTTTTTCGTCATGGCATCTTTCATGGTGATCCTCATCCCGGAAATGTTTTTTGGCTGGATGGTGGTGACTTGGCTTTGGTGGATTTTGGTATCACCGGGCGACTAGACCAGGAATTTCGTTTCACCATTGCGGAACTGATGCTGGCGATAAACGAAAAAGATACTTGTTCGGTGGTAACCATTACCAAAAAAATAGGTAAGATGACACAACCAGTTAATGAAGAACACCTTTTCCAAGATGTTTCAGAGATGTTGGACAGGGCAGCGGGGCTCAGCGGCAGCATTAGCTTCAGTTATCTAATCAACGGTATGATTGATATTGCCATTAATCATGGGATTAAAATGCCCGGCAGTTTCTTTTTATTGGGTAAGGCACTGCTTACCGCTGAAGGGCTGGCCCGACGTTTCCACCCTGATATCGATGTCGTAGATATATCCAGACCCTTGGCGTTGGCCTATATGAAGACACACTTCCAACCGGTTCTTACTCAGGAGAGGATTTATAAACAGGGCGCGGGTTTGTTACGGGGGATGCTTTCCTTTCCCCGAGATGTAGCTGAGGTAATTTCCGATCTCGCCAAGGGAGAATTAAGCATCGTTTTTATCCATCGCGGGCTGGAGGTGCTTTACGATAAACTGGATGCTGTATCCACCAGATTGGCGATCAGTCTGATTATTGTGGCCATGATGGTCAGCTCCGCTTTGATTATCCATGCCGGGTCCGGGCCGGTGCTCAGCATGGGACTTCCTCTGCTGGGTTTAATAGGGTTTTCCGTGGCCGCCCTCTTAGGAGTATGGATGGTAATAGGGTTATTGCGGGACGGTAAAATCCGTTAA
- a CDS encoding sigma-70 family RNA polymerase sigma factor produces the protein MDRLMDEVLVGLCLNGDREAFAEIVRRYQKQIYSLTFRLTNDSMDAQDLAQEVFLHLYQVLEKFDGSRKFFSWMYKVATNYCYTALRKKAPNEISLEKIIDFTPLRPGDHGQPEDQCEVKETQMLVREAISQLPEKYRIPLVLRYLEEFSYRQISDAMDVPVTTVETRLYRGKALLQKKLAIVLERGGQNEMSGN, from the coding sequence ATGGATCGTTTGATGGATGAAGTGCTGGTGGGACTATGTCTTAATGGGGACCGAGAGGCATTTGCCGAAATAGTTCGCCGCTATCAAAAACAAATATACAGTCTTACCTTCCGGCTAACCAATGATAGTATGGACGCTCAGGATTTGGCTCAGGAAGTTTTTCTTCACCTTTATCAGGTGCTGGAGAAATTTGATGGAAGCAGGAAGTTTTTTTCCTGGATGTACAAGGTAGCGACCAATTATTGCTACACGGCATTGCGGAAGAAGGCTCCTAATGAGATTTCGTTGGAAAAGATTATCGATTTTACGCCGCTGAGGCCGGGTGACCACGGACAACCGGAAGACCAATGCGAGGTTAAAGAAACGCAGATGCTGGTGCGAGAAGCTATCAGCCAACTGCCGGAAAAATATCGTATTCCGTTAGTGCTACGCTATCTTGAAGAGTTTAGTTACCGGCAGATATCTGATGCCATGGATGTCCCGGTGACTACGGTGGAGACAAGGCTCTATCGAGGGAAGGCGCTGCTGCAGAAGAAGCTGGCCATTGTATTGGAAAGGGGGGGACAAAATGAGATGTCAGGAAACTAA
- a CDS encoding zf-HC2 domain-containing protein, translating into MRCQETKQYIYSYIDGYLTESQEKTLYQHLSLCPSCQNEMNVARRVNELLEENCTTVEPPANFTRMVMQQIPGAPEVEESPVQKRRNPKNKFSVAGWLSSMLDMETRVLLAASYFVIFIAIGVLFVYGSNQLNALTPAQQGPGQQLSGDILDEEETTKGNEGQKKTDTQEGIKQSNNTDPNVVVPSPAKPDPDDRDDRLSITDDIDVETVSPTVILTPMITDNRLNNIHPAWDKDGNIVYLSQRRAGEERYAVWRTSADGKGGKTIAAGQYGLPVMHGGGIWSPDRSEIAYVTDRNGYMEIWVDDLSGRGTNLTIDTTGKAVERAKDSKDFWAYSPVWSSQGEIAYLTTRSGNVDIMAIDINGTNRVVTMTPAVETNPDWSPDGEKLAYFRSMTDEEGETTNQIYVVNKDGSDPRAVVSDFDAASMVPAWHPDGKMLAINAGQMKEGSLENKGIWLVNLDSGTATQLTKIGGGEMVSWSPDGSKVAFTDTNGVLHVLYLKEDLTVDGIYRIMPGSEGETKVWVDWSADSKQMLFDWDKSGSARGVWAATLPVVKKNENPAEANTTRQMFE; encoded by the coding sequence ATGAGATGTCAGGAAACTAAACAGTACATTTACAGTTATATAGACGGGTATTTGACTGAGTCCCAAGAGAAGACATTGTATCAGCATCTCTCTCTGTGTCCTTCCTGCCAAAATGAAATGAATGTGGCCCGGCGGGTAAATGAGCTGCTGGAGGAGAACTGCACCACCGTTGAACCACCGGCGAATTTTACCCGGATGGTGATGCAGCAAATACCCGGTGCCCCTGAGGTTGAGGAAAGCCCGGTCCAAAAGAGGCGTAACCCTAAAAATAAGTTTTCTGTCGCGGGATGGCTCAGTTCCATGTTGGACATGGAGACAAGGGTATTGTTGGCGGCATCATATTTTGTTATTTTTATTGCTATTGGTGTTTTATTTGTCTACGGCAGCAACCAATTAAATGCATTAACTCCCGCACAGCAAGGTCCCGGGCAGCAGCTATCTGGGGATATCCTTGATGAGGAAGAGACGACAAAGGGTAACGAAGGCCAAAAGAAGACGGATACGCAGGAAGGCATTAAACAGAGTAATAACACTGATCCCAATGTAGTGGTACCGTCACCGGCAAAACCTGACCCCGATGACCGCGATGATAGATTATCAATTACTGATGATATAGATGTAGAAACAGTTTCTCCCACTGTTATCTTAACTCCGATGATAACGGACAACCGACTGAATAATATTCACCCTGCATGGGATAAAGATGGGAATATTGTTTACCTGTCTCAACGTCGAGCCGGTGAAGAACGATATGCTGTCTGGAGGACTTCGGCTGATGGTAAGGGCGGAAAGACCATAGCAGCCGGGCAATATGGTTTGCCGGTGATGCATGGTGGGGGGATTTGGTCGCCCGACCGTTCGGAAATTGCTTATGTAACTGACCGCAACGGTTATATGGAAATATGGGTAGATGATTTATCGGGAAGAGGTACTAATCTGACCATTGATACCACTGGTAAGGCTGTAGAGCGGGCAAAAGATAGTAAAGACTTTTGGGCATATAGTCCGGTATGGTCATCTCAAGGCGAGATTGCTTATCTGACTACGCGGTCCGGCAATGTGGATATTATGGCTATTGATATTAACGGTACCAATCGGGTGGTTACCATGACCCCGGCGGTGGAGACTAATCCTGATTGGTCTCCGGATGGAGAGAAACTTGCGTATTTCCGCTCTATGACCGATGAAGAGGGCGAGACGACCAATCAAATTTATGTAGTAAATAAGGACGGCAGTGACCCTCGGGCAGTGGTTTCTGACTTTGACGCTGCGTCGATGGTGCCGGCATGGCATCCTGACGGAAAGATGCTGGCAATAAATGCAGGCCAAATGAAGGAAGGTTCCCTGGAGAATAAGGGCATTTGGCTGGTTAACCTAGATAGCGGCACCGCTACTCAACTGACTAAAATAGGCGGCGGTGAGATGGTATCATGGTCACCCGACGGCAGCAAGGTTGCTTTTACTGATACAAATGGTGTTTTGCATGTTCTTTATTTAAAAGAAGACCTGACAGTGGACGGTATTTATCGTATTATGCCGGGTTCCGAAGGTGAAACCAAGGTCTGGGTTGATTGGTCTGCTGACTCTAAACAAATGTTGTTTGACTGGGATAAATCGGGATCGGCTCGGGGCGTTTGGGCTGCTACCCTGCCCGTGGTAAAAAAGAATGAAAACCCTGCTGAAGCTAATACTACCAGGCAGATGTTTGAATAA
- the argS gene encoding arginine--tRNA ligase: MNFFAEIQNQLVKELHIALENARDAGKISFDTLPEFVVEVPREKQHGDFATNVAMLLAKQAKMSPRSIATLIVEYFPAGDDIEKLEIAGPGFINFRLKNRWLYQVVPEVIARGCDYGNGDIGAGQKVQVEFVSANPTGLLHMGNARGAALGDSIANLLKKAGYDVSREFFINDAGNQIENFARSLEARYLQQLGQDVPFPDEGYHGADIIDTVKGFIDQVGDKYLSVDEELRREMLVKYALDEKLTAIREVLGQFGVKYDMWFSEQSLHDSGEINETIKRMNEQGYLVEQDNALWFKATEFGEEKDEVLVRSNGIPTYFAADIAYHRNKFERGFKWVINLWGADHHGHVSRMKGAMQALGYDPDKVQVVIMQLVRLFQGGESLRMSKRTGKYITLSELVEEVGRDAARYFFVMRGADSHLDFDLDLAKSQSQDNPVYYVQYAHARICSMIRQAEEEGRNIPDAAGVDFTLLHEDAELELVRKLAEFPEIVAGAAQALEPHRLTRYAHELAGQFHSFYGHCRVLGDDVALSDARITLVLAARIVLKNVLSLIGVSAPERM; this comes from the coding sequence GTGAACTTTTTTGCGGAAATTCAAAACCAATTGGTAAAAGAACTGCATATTGCTTTGGAGAATGCCCGGGATGCTGGTAAAATCAGCTTTGATACATTACCCGAATTTGTTGTAGAAGTACCGCGGGAAAAACAGCACGGGGATTTTGCCACCAACGTGGCCATGCTGTTGGCTAAGCAGGCCAAGATGTCTCCGCGCAGTATTGCTACCCTAATTGTAGAATATTTTCCTGCCGGGGATGACATAGAAAAATTAGAGATTGCCGGTCCTGGATTTATTAACTTTCGGTTGAAGAACAGATGGTTGTATCAAGTTGTACCTGAAGTGATTGCCCGGGGTTGTGATTACGGCAACGGTGATATAGGTGCCGGACAAAAGGTTCAGGTGGAATTCGTCAGTGCTAATCCCACCGGTTTGCTACATATGGGTAATGCTCGAGGTGCGGCGCTGGGTGATTCCATTGCCAACCTGCTGAAAAAGGCAGGTTATGATGTCAGTCGAGAATTTTTTATTAATGACGCAGGCAATCAAATAGAAAATTTTGCCCGTTCCTTGGAAGCGAGATACCTTCAGCAATTAGGGCAGGATGTACCCTTTCCCGACGAGGGATATCATGGCGCAGATATAATAGATACTGTTAAAGGTTTCATTGACCAGGTGGGAGACAAGTATCTTAGCGTAGATGAAGAGCTAAGGCGGGAAATGTTGGTAAAGTATGCCCTGGATGAGAAGTTAACTGCTATTAGAGAAGTGTTGGGACAGTTTGGGGTAAAGTATGATATGTGGTTTAGTGAGCAATCTCTCCATGATTCAGGTGAGATCAACGAAACTATTAAAAGAATGAATGAGCAGGGATACCTGGTGGAGCAGGATAATGCTCTTTGGTTCAAAGCCACCGAATTTGGTGAAGAAAAGGATGAGGTACTGGTTCGTTCTAATGGTATACCTACTTACTTTGCGGCGGACATTGCTTACCATCGCAATAAATTTGAACGAGGCTTTAAATGGGTGATTAACCTTTGGGGTGCCGACCACCACGGTCATGTCTCCCGCATGAAAGGAGCCATGCAGGCGCTGGGATACGACCCGGATAAGGTGCAGGTCGTGATCATGCAGCTGGTACGGCTCTTTCAGGGTGGAGAAAGTTTGCGGATGTCCAAACGTACCGGTAAATATATTACTCTAAGTGAATTAGTCGAAGAGGTGGGTCGTGATGCGGCGAGGTATTTCTTCGTTATGCGCGGTGCGGACAGCCACCTGGATTTTGATCTTGACCTAGCCAAATCTCAATCCCAGGATAACCCGGTTTACTATGTTCAGTATGCTCATGCGCGAATTTGTAGTATGATACGCCAGGCGGAGGAAGAAGGACGAAATATTCCTGATGCAGCCGGGGTGGATTTTACCCTCTTACATGAAGACGCGGAATTAGAATTGGTGCGTAAACTGGCTGAGTTTCCAGAAATAGTTGCGGGTGCGGCCCAGGCGCTAGAACCTCACCGCTTGACGCGCTATGCCCATGAATTGGCTGGCCAGTTTCACAGCTTCTACGGCCACTGTCGGGTGTTGGGTGATGACGTGGCACTAAGTGATGCCCGTATAACCCTGGTTCTCGCTGCTAGAATAGTATTGAAAAATGTTTTATCATTAATCGGTGTTTCTGCTCCTGAAAGGATGTAG
- a CDS encoding XapX domain-containing protein encodes MWQIIFSAVTGMVVGLLFAILRLPVPAPPTVAGVMGIVGIFLGYLVGKRFLP; translated from the coding sequence ATGTGGCAAATTATTTTTTCCGCAGTGACGGGTATGGTGGTTGGCCTACTCTTTGCCATTCTACGATTACCTGTCCCCGCTCCACCCACAGTGGCTGGTGTGATGGGTATTGTGGGTATTTTTTTAGGATATCTGGTAGGAAAAAGATTTCTGCCTTAG